DNA sequence from the Methanococcus maripaludis genome:
TGTGTTATTTTTGGCCAGACTGCTGGATCAACTCCTGTTATCTGCGAATACAATTCTTTATCTCCATAAGAAATCTTTGAATAAGAAGTTACTCGTTTGTCAACGTATTTAACCGAAGGTATCCCTTTGATTACAAGTACATCCGTTTTTGTTAGTTCCGGTGTTTTGCTGCTTGTTTCAGTCGTTATCGCATATACAGAAATTACATCTCCACCAAGTTTTTCAAGTTCATGTGTCACTTGCTTTTCCATTAATTCTCCTGCTGAGATTATTGTAATTACCGATGCAACCGCAACCACTACGCCAATAATAGTAATCCAGCTCCTTAATTTACTCCCCTTTACCATATTAAAGGCAAGTTTAAAAATTTTTGAGGGTTTCATAACTCAGTCCCCCTATTCTTTTTTAGCAGATTTGATTTTTTTGAGAATTTTACGGATTATGAAGATGCCCAAAATTAATATTGCAATTATAACGATTCCTGCCATTATTAAATATCCTGTAAATCCGCCTTTTCCCGAATCAGCTTGATTAATGTATGTAAGTGCTGCATTTGAGTTTGAAACAAGGATTTCTTTTTCTACTACTTTTCTATTTCCTTCGTTTGACGTGTAGTATGCTTCAACTTTAATTGGGATTTCGGACTGGTTTGAACTGTCAGCCAAGAGGTTAAAACTTGCATAAGTATAATCTCCCGCATCCAAATTCCCAATTATTGCATTATTTGACCCAATTATGGTCCAGCCGTCCTGTTTTGGAATATACATCGATACAGATTTTGTATCACTGTTTCCAACGTTCATTATTGAAAACGTATATGAATCGTCTAAATTTTCTGAAAATGCTATTTCAAAATCAGCCTTTTCTAAAATGTGAATACCTGCATCCTGAATAATATTTTTTTCAGAGCTGTTGATTGTATCTTCGTAGTTTAAGTACATATTTATCTTGTATAATCCAGGTTCTATGTCAGAACCTGCCATAACATCGTAATCTAAATTTACGGCCTGATTTACACCAATATATTTTACAAATCTTGTATTTCCAGAACCAAGTGGCAGTATTTTATTTTCTGGCGTATCCCATGAAAATGTTAAATCTTTTAATGGCGCAGAACCTGCATTTTTTATGGTAAATGTGAGTTTGGAGTTTTCTCCAGGGTTTAATTCTGAGGTGCTGAGCATAACTTCTGCATTTTCTTTATTTCCAACATCTACAGTTAATTCGGTTTTATAACCCGTTTTAGTTAAATCTCCTTTTTTATAAAGTAATACTTTTAAAGGATAGTTTCCAGAGGTTACTTCTTCATTTACACGTAATTTAAATGCTGTAATAATTATTTCTTTGTCATCGTCTTGGTATTTATCTAAAAAGCCAATTTCTTTGGATAATTCCTCACCCGCGACTTTTTGGAATGGGTATGAAGGATCAAGTTCTAATATGTAGTCTCCAGCAGATTTTCCGCCTTCATTTTTAACGCCGATTCTAACTTCAAAAATG
Encoded proteins:
- a CDS encoding COG1361 S-layer family protein, with protein sequence MSFKKIIISSITLLMLLSVAMAPVYAETSISDISLVSINLVNQDPTPAVGGDIFEVRIGVKNEGGKSAGDYILELDPSYPFQKVAGEELSKEIGFLDKYQDDDKEIIITAFKLRVNEEVTSGNYPLKVLLYKKGDLTKTGYKTELTVDVGNKENAEVMLSTSELNPGENSKLTFTIKNAGSAPLKDLTFSWDTPENKILPLGSGNTRFVKYIGVNQAVNLDYDVMAGSDIEPGLYKINMYLNYEDTINSSEKNIIQDAGIHILEKADFEIAFSENLDDSYTFSIMNVGNSDTKSVSMYIPKQDGWTIIGSNNAIIGNLDAGDYTYASFNLLADSSNQSEIPIKVEAYYTSNEGNRKVVEKEILVSNSNAALTYINQADSGKGGFTGYLIMAGIVIIAILILGIFIIRKILKKIKSAKKE